From a region of the Macrobrachium nipponense isolate FS-2020 chromosome 20, ASM1510439v2, whole genome shotgun sequence genome:
- the LOC135221923 gene encoding equilibrative nucleobase transporter 1-like isoform X3, with protein sequence MAPLAIMKQPASLREMSRGHRWFVLLTGLIETSLWSGNIFGWASLVHIMKTQGVFRHLCPDEFLGGGNKTAVTSLSWNETADGGDAHGLEFTRGCRAQDEQFTLIGTVAIVMYTTPGILVGYGLHHLGQAFTRITASVLISLGFVLLSLTSEATPNYLWGGSILLSVGGNMIRVACFEFGNLFPKQRNTVMAIISGIYTISAALFMVMQSAFEAGYGWEAVCRLMAVGSCFIVMTTLFIPWHHIPHEDEAGSEKQSESQPKLVTKSDDTELKETGKLHDSTEKPANSHQTPLSKSLFSVSMALLQFWLFNNMLAVTIFGTYFNSWINKFSQSNEEAAYYSRMFGYANVLCVFTTPLPGLFIDLLSAYYKRGKTGVEEKMATVQAMIAPMMIISFTVAVQISCFFFFSPWAVYLGLFCLAINRPGCLGVGIPFMRSRPSER encoded by the exons ATGGCGCCACTCGCGATAATGAAGCAGCCGGCGTCCCTCAGGGAGATGTCTCGGGGCCACCGATGGTTCGTGCTGCTGACTGGCCTCATCGAAACGTCCCTCTGGTCCGGTAACATCTTCGGCTGGGCGTCGCTGGTGCACATCATGAAGACGCAGGGCGTCTTCAGGCATCTCTGCCCGGACGAATTCCTAGGAGGAGGGAACAAGACAGCCGTGACGTCACTGTCATGGAACGAGACAGCCGACGGAGGGGATGCGCATGGGTTGGAG TTTACCCGCGGGTGCAGAGCGCAGGACGAACAGTTCACTCTCATAGGAACCGTCGCCATCGTCATGTACACCACGCCAGGGATCCTCGTCGGCTACGGCCTACACCATCTAGGCCAAGCCTTCACCAGGATCACGGCCAGCGTCCTCATCTCGCTGGGATTCGTTCTCCTTTCGCTCACCAGTGAAG CAACTCCGAACTATCTCTGGGGTGGCTCCATCCTATTGTCCGTCGGAGGCAACATGATCAGAGTGGCGTGTTTCGAGTTTGGCAACCTGTTCCCGAAACAGAGGAACACTGTCATGGCCATCATCAGCGGCATCTATACGATCTCTGCGGCGCTGTTCATGGTCATGCAG TCGGCGTTCGAAGCCGGTTACGGATGGGAGGCAGTCTGTAGGCTGATGGCGGTCGGGTCGTGTTTCATCGTCATGACGACGCTGTTTATCCCTTGGCATCACATTCCCCACGAGGACGAAGCAG GTTCAGAAAAGCAGTCGGAAAGCCAGCCTAAGCTTGTAACCAAATCCGATGACACCGAGTTGAAAGAAACGGGAAAACTTCACGACTCGACGGAAAAACCCGCCAACTCCCACCAGACTCCGCTGAGCAAGAGCTTGTTCTCCGTCTCCATGGCGCTTCTCCAGTTCTGGCTGTTCAACAACATGCTCGCCGTCACCATTTTTGGGACCTACTTCAACTCTTGGATCAATAAATTTTCCCAAAGCAACGAAGAAG CTGCATACTACTCTAGAATGTTTGGTTATGCCAATGTGCTCTGCGTCTTCACCACACCTCTACCGGGACTGTTCATTGACCTCCTATCGGCCTACTACAAGAGAG GCAAAACGGGCGTGGAAGAAAAGATGGCGACCGTCCAGGCCATGATAGCGCCAATGATGATCATCTCCTTCACAGTAGCAGTCCAGatctcttgcttcttcttcttctccccgtGGGCTGTGTACCTTGGGCTCTTCTGCCTCGCTATCAATAGACCGGGATGTTTAGGCGTAGGCATCCCCTTCATGAGATCAAG